ttatgtagtgttattaaataatattaaatactattttttcaactaaaactcatttttttttaaaaaaatttacaatttcattacctacaaaattcattcgacaaaaactacagtttttatgatttaaaaaaaacaaaaaaaaatattgttcacgttcacATGAATAATGCGAGTCAAACCATgcaattttttatggtttttcagaaaaaaaaaactaaactcaactttttctggttttttgaaattaaaaaaaaaaaaacacctaaactGATGCACTCGCACTGTTCCAGCTTTCTTCCATcaggagaagcagcaaaatgctacTCCTCTTGAACCTCGATTTTAATTCAACTTTTCATGGGTCCTACCAATGAAAAGCAGAATATAGAGCATTACTAAACAAATTTatgtgtggctgcgggtgaacctcatcCGCAGCCACGTTACCAAACGGCGCCTCAAACCCAAAACAATGAATCatcaaaagataattttttttttttgagaaattgaggtaaataacataaaattaaaaaaaaaaaagaaacattctTGTGGTACACAATGTTTTTAGAGAGTCTGTAGTGAAAATGCCGCGgacacttttttaatttttttttttttaacaagaacaTCCCTAACACAGAAATGCATCTAAAATGAGCATTTAATtcctatattttaaattgtcgTTGAATATCCGtttgaaaacaattaaagaCCAGTCACTCACTTGTAAAAATCACAAGAATTCAGACACTCACGTGCCTGTTATCTCCAAATCCAATTCTTCTATCGCTGAAACAAATAAAGTCTTAAGTCTGCCCCGTTATGGTGATAGGACCCACTTAATCCATGATCCGACGGCTCTGACTCCTCCAACACGTCACCTATTTCCCAAACCCAAACTCTCCCGTGATTCCCCTCAGAATCCCACCTCTTTCCTCTCCGTCATCCCCATTACTCCTACCTCTTTGCACCATCTCAACTTTTCCGGCGACAGCCAAAATGATGCCGCCGGAGATCCAACCGCGGTCATTCCGCCCTTATATCGCTGCTTCCATCTCCTCCCCTTCCTTTACCTCCTCCTCATTCCCCTCTGCCTCTCCTTACTCCCCTAACCAAAACCCTAATCGTAACTCTCACTTCCCTTCCCCTTCTACCTCCTCTTCTAGATCTCgtttctctgcttcttctttcgCTCACAACTCTCGCATCGCCCTCGCTCTCGTTCCTTGCGCCGCTTTCCTCCTTGACCTCGGTGGCGCTCCCGTCGTCGCAACCCTAACCCTAGGGCTAATGATCGCGTACATCCTCGACTCACTCAATTTCAAATCCGGTGCGTTCTTCGGTGTTTGGGCTTCTCTAATTGCAGCTCAAGTCGCCTTCTTTTTTAGCTCCTCATTGATCTTCACTTTCAATTCGATTCCTCTTGGTTTGCTCGCCGCTCTCCTCTGTGCACAAACGAATTTCTTAATTGGCGCCTGGGCTTCGCTTCAGTTCAAATGGATCCAATTAGAAAACCCTAGCATCGTGCTCGCGCTTGAACGTTTGTTATTCGCTTGCGTTCCTTTTGCTGCTTCTTCGATTTTCACTTGGGCTACAACCGCTGCTGTCGGTATGCAACATGCTGCGTATTatctgatgatttttaattgtgttttctatTGGATGTTTGCAATTCCGCGTACTTCTTCATTTAAAGCGAAGCAAGAAGTGAAATATCATGGTGGAGAGGTTCCCGACGATAATTTTATACTCAGTCCACTAGAGGGttgttttcatacattaaaTTTGCTCTTCTTTCCGTTGGTATTTCATGTTGCGTCGCATTACTCAGTGATTTTCTCATCTGCTGCGTCAGTATGCGAtttgttgctgttgttttttattcCCTTTCTGTTTCAACTGTACGCATCTACCAGGGGTGCACTGTGGTGGGTGACCAAGAATGCGAATCAGTTGCATAGTATTCGTGTAGTGAATGGAGCTGTTGCACTGATTGTTGTTgtgatttgtttggagtttaGAGTTGTTTTCCATTCGTTTGGAAGGTATATTCAGGTTCCTTCGCCATTGAATTATCTGCTTGTGACTGTGACAATGCTTGGAGGGGCAGCTGGTGCTGGTGCTTCTGCCCTTGGAATGATTTCTGATGCTTTTAGTTCAGTGGCTTTCACTGCTTTGGCTGTAATTGTCAGTTCTGCTGGAGCAATTGTTGTGGGTTTTCCTGTGCTGGTATGCATCTTGATTTTTCCAAGTCTTCACTCCAATTCATACTTCATTAGTACTTATTTCTAGCTTAATTATATAGGATCCtctcttttataatttatacttcTTTCATGTTCAGGCTGTTTTGTCTTCACAATTAATGTTTAACAGATATTGAAtgggaaaaatgaaaagaaatttacatgttcaaaaaaataaataaatttcatttaccCTTATTTTGCAGTTTCTTCCCCTGCCTGCGGTTGCCGGATTTTATTTTGCTTGTTTTGTCACAAAGAAAAGTCTGTCATCATATTTTGCCTTTTTTGTGCTCGGGAGCCTGATGGTTACATGGTTTGTGCTGCACAATTTCTGGGATCTAAATATTTGGTTGTCTGGCATGCCCCTGAGGTCGTTTTGTAAACTTATAGTCGCAAATGTTATTCTTGCAATGGCTGTTCCAGGTTTAGCTCTGCTACCactgcaacttcattttttagcTGAGATTGGTTTGATCAGCCATGCATTGCTGTTGTGCCATATTGAGAATCGTTTTTTCAATTACCCGGGTCTTTATTTCTATGGAATGGAGGAGGATGTGATGTATCCAAGCTATATGGTTATTCTGACAACCTTTGTGGGTTTGGCTCTTGTAAGAAGACTATCTGCGGATCATCGGATTGGACCGAAGGCAGTTTGGATATTGACTTGCTTGTATTATTCAAAGTTATCCATGCTGTTTATTTCATCAAAGCCGGTTGTATGGGTTTCAGCTGTACTTTTACTTGCTGTTACTCCTCCGTTGCTTCTT
This region of Populus alba chromosome 3, ASM523922v2, whole genome shotgun sequence genomic DNA includes:
- the LOC118054405 gene encoding uncharacterized protein, whose amino-acid sequence is MMPPEIQPRSFRPYIAASISSPSFTSSSFPSASPYSPNQNPNRNSHFPSPSTSSSRSRFSASSFAHNSRIALALVPCAAFLLDLGGAPVVATLTLGLMIAYILDSLNFKSGAFFGVWASLIAAQVAFFFSSSLIFTFNSIPLGLLAALLCAQTNFLIGAWASLQFKWIQLENPSIVLALERLLFACVPFAASSIFTWATTAAVGMQHAAYYLMIFNCVFYWMFAIPRTSSFKAKQEVKYHGGEVPDDNFILSPLEGCFHTLNLLFFPLVFHVASHYSVIFSSAASVCDLLLLFFIPFLFQLYASTRGALWWVTKNANQLHSIRVVNGAVALIVVVICLEFRVVFHSFGRYIQVPSPLNYLLVTVTMLGGAAGAGASALGMISDAFSSVAFTALAVIVSSAGAIVVGFPVLFLPLPAVAGFYFACFVTKKSLSSYFAFFVLGSLMVTWFVLHNFWDLNIWLSGMPLRSFCKLIVANVILAMAVPGLALLPLQLHFLAEIGLISHALLLCHIENRFFNYPGLYFYGMEEDVMYPSYMVILTTFVGLALVRRLSADHRIGPKAVWILTCLYYSKLSMLFISSKPVVWVSAVLLLAVTPPLLLYKEKSQTGSKMKPWQGYVHAGVVALSVWFFREAIFEALQWWNGRAPSDGLLLGFCIALTGLACVPIVALHFSHVLSAKRCLVLVVATGLLFILMQPPISIAWTYRSDIIRAARQSSDDISIYGFMASKPTWPSWLLIVAILLTLAAVTSIIPIKYVVELRTFYSIAIGFALGVYISAEYFLQAAVLHALIVVTMVCTSVFVVFTHFPSASSTKLLPWFFALLVALFPVTYLLEGQVRIKSILGDEVGDLAEEDRKLTTLLAVEGARTSLLGLYAAIFMLIALEVKFELASLTREKALERGGIRHGQSSQSSSSNFAPRMRFMQQRRASTVPTFTIKRMAAEGAWMPAVGNVATIMCFAICLILNINLTGGSNQAIFFLAPILLLLNQDSDFVAGFGDKQRYFPVTVAISAFLVLTSLYSIWEDTWHGNTGWGIEIGGPDWFFAVKNLAILIVTFPSHILFNRFVWSYTKQTNSSPLITLPLNLPSIIISDIMKIRILGCLGIVYTIAQTLVSRQQYISGMKYI